Proteins from a single region of Haloplanus sp. GDY1:
- a CDS encoding thiamine pyrophosphate-dependent dehydrogenase E1 component subunit alpha produces the protein MATLDMTDPSDQRQALRRMLLIREFERAVRDNFADGEIPGFVHLYIGQEAVAVGACSALADDDYVTSTHRGHGHCLAKGMDERTLMAELYGRSDGYCSGKGGSMHAADLDEGMLGAQPIVGAGVPLATGAGLTAQLRDRDWVGLSFFGDGAFAEGQVHESINLAATWDLPAIYVVENNLYSEGMTYEKQHNVEDLADSAAAYGIPGVVVDGMDVEAVYDAVAEARERAARGDGPTLIEAKTYRYRGHYEGDPQPYRTQEEIDEWRENRDAIDTFATRLREAGVLDEGEREELQSAVEADVEAAVEYARDAPFPDPEEAYDDVFVEPNPDVEYFRERLGRTGGADR, from the coding sequence ATGGCAACATTAGACATGACCGACCCGTCGGATCAGCGGCAGGCCCTCCGCCGGATGCTGCTCATCCGCGAGTTCGAACGTGCGGTACGGGACAACTTCGCCGACGGAGAGATTCCGGGGTTCGTACACCTCTACATCGGACAGGAGGCCGTCGCCGTCGGCGCCTGTTCGGCGCTCGCGGACGACGACTACGTGACGAGCACCCACCGGGGACACGGCCACTGCCTGGCGAAGGGGATGGACGAACGGACGCTGATGGCGGAGCTGTACGGCCGCAGCGACGGCTACTGCTCCGGGAAGGGCGGCTCGATGCACGCGGCCGACCTGGACGAGGGGATGCTGGGCGCCCAGCCCATCGTCGGCGCCGGCGTCCCGCTGGCGACGGGGGCCGGACTCACCGCACAGCTCCGCGACCGGGACTGGGTCGGCCTCTCCTTCTTCGGCGACGGCGCCTTCGCCGAGGGACAGGTCCACGAGTCGATCAACCTCGCTGCCACCTGGGACCTGCCCGCCATCTACGTCGTCGAGAACAACCTCTACTCGGAGGGGATGACCTACGAGAAACAGCACAACGTCGAGGACCTGGCCGACAGCGCCGCCGCCTACGGCATCCCGGGCGTCGTCGTCGACGGGATGGACGTCGAGGCCGTCTACGACGCCGTCGCCGAGGCGCGGGAGCGCGCGGCACGGGGCGACGGGCCGACGCTCATCGAGGCGAAGACGTACCGCTACCGCGGCCACTACGAGGGCGACCCGCAGCCGTACCGGACCCAGGAGGAGATAGACGAGTGGCGGGAGAACCGCGACGCCATCGACACGTTCGCGACGCGCCTCCGGGAGGCGGGCGTCCTCGACGAGGGGGAGCGCGAGGAGCTGCAGTCGGCCGTCGAGGCGGACGTCGAGGCGGCGGTCGAGTACGCGCGGGACGCGCCCTTCCCCGACCCCGAGGAGGCGTACGACGACGTGTTCGTCGAGCCGAACCCGGACGTGGAGTACTTCCGCGAGCGACTCGGGCGGACGGGAGGTGCCGACCGATGA